From the genome of Lagopus muta isolate bLagMut1 chromosome 22, bLagMut1 primary, whole genome shotgun sequence, one region includes:
- the LOC125703656 gene encoding histone H4 transcription factor isoform X1 — MPPAKAGGKEALVLQCEWEACSYVASAMEEFCGHVAQHLRLHLPGEQRDELDPLEEYTCLWQECGFCSPESPADLIRHVYFHCYHTKLKQWGLQALQGQSEVSHCQLDFQSRNIVPEIQENFQCLWEYCERSFDNPEWFYRHVEDHSFCSEYKAAGKENHVVLCGWKDCDCTFKGRCKLREHLRSHTQEKVVACPTCGGMFANNTKFFDHIRRQTALDQQRFQCSHCSKRFATERLLRDHMRNHVNHYKCPLCDMTCPLPSSLRNHIRFRHSEERPFKCDYCDYRCKNLIDLRKHLDTHSKEPAYRCEFEACSFTARSLCSIKLHYRKVHEGDSEPRYKCHVCDKSFTRGNNLTVHLRKKHQFKWPSGHPRFRYKEHEDGYMRLQLVRYESVELTEQLLKDGEKQEEALDGSTDGVVLSEGEGNLQGIILEAPTEVPSVESNVSEPRAALLHPAASSEQAQPSTFSGAVQPSEQEPSTPANPIIRVVNRTNEHGESETVYYIMASTLSEERAAAASGLAMELEENVMDRLQKTAEELGIHIV; from the exons ATGCCGCCCGCGAAGGCCGGCGGTAAGGAAGCCCTGGTGCTGCAGTGCGAGTGGGAGGCGTGCAGCTATGTGGCTTCTGCCATGGAGGAGTTCTGCGGGCATGTGGCCCAGCACCTGCGGCTGCACCTGCCCGGCGAGCAGCGGGACGAGCTGGATCCTCTCG AGGAATACACGTGTTTGTGGCAGGAGTGTGGTTTCTGTTCCCCGGAGAGCCCCGCCGACCTCATCCGCCACGTCTACTTCCACTGCTACCACACCAAGCTAAAGCAGTGGGGACTGCAGGCCCTGCAGGGCCAGTCGGAGGTGAGCCACTGCCAGCTGGACTTCCAGAGCCGCAACATCGTCCCTGAAATCCAGGAGAACTTTCAGTGCCTATGGGAATACTGTGAG AGATCATTTGATAATCCTGAGTGGTTCTATCGGCACGTGGAGGATCACAGCTTCTGTTCGGAATACAaggctgctgggaaggagaaCCACGTGGTCCTCTGTGGCTGGAAAG ACTGTGACTGCACCTTCAAAGGGCGCTGCAAGCTGCGGGAGCACCTGCGCAGCCACACGCAGGAGAAGGTGGTGGCCTGCCCTACCTGTGGTGGGATGTTTGCCAACAACACCAAGTTCTTTGACCACATCCGCCGTCAGACCGCGCTGGACC agcagaggtTTCAGTGTTCTCACTGTTCCAAGAGGTTCGCTACAGAGAGGCTGCTTCGTGACCACATGAGGAACCACG TGAACCATTATAAGTGCCCTCTGTGTGACATGACCTGCCCACTGCCCTCCTCCCTGCGCAATCACATCCGTTTTCGGCACAGTGAGGAGCGGCCGTTCAAATGTGACTACTGTGACTACAG GTGCAAGAATCTCATTGACTTGAGGAAACATCTGGATACACACAGCAAAGAGCCTGCCTACCGCTGCGAGTTTGAGGCTTGCAGCTTCACTGCACGTTCCCTCTGCTCCATCAAACTGCACTACCGGAAAGTCCACGAG GGTGACTCAGAGCCCCGCTATAAGTGCCATGTCTGTGACAAGAGCTTCACACGTGGAAACAACCTTACTGTCCACCTCAGGAAGAAGCACCAGTTCAAATGGCCCTCGGGGCATCCTCGCTTCAG GTACAAGGAACATGAGGATGGCTACATGAGGCTGCAGCTGGTGCGTTATGAGAGCGTGGAGCTGACGGAGCAGCTATTGAAGGATGGAGAGAAACAGGAGGAGGCTCTGGATGGCTCCACTGACGGTGTGGTGCTGTCTGAAGGTGAGGGCAACCTGCAGGGCATCATTCTGGAGGCTCCAACAGAGGTTCCCTCTGTGGAGAGCAACGTGTCCGAGCCACGCGCGGccctgctgcatcctgcagccagctctgagcaAGCACAGCCCAGTACCTTCTCAGGAGCAGTGCAGCCCTCAGAGCAGGAGCCCAGCACCCCGGCCAACCCCATCATCCGTGTGGTGAACCGGACCAACGAGCACGGGGAGAGTGAGACTGTGTATTACATCATGGCCAGCACGCTGTCAGAGGagcgggcagcagcagccagcggGCTGGCtatggagctggaggagaatGTCATGGACCGTCTGCAGAAGACAGCTGAAGAGCTGGGTATCCATATTGTGTGA
- the LOC125703656 gene encoding histone H4 transcription factor isoform X2, which yields MPPAKAGGKEALVLQCEWEACSYVASAMEEFCGHVAQHLRLHLPGEQRDELDPLEEYTCLWQECGFCSPESPADLIRHVYFHCYHTKLKQWGLQALQGQSEVSHCQLDFQSRNIVPEIQENFQCLWEYCERSFDNPEWFYRHVEDHSFCSEYKAAGKENHVVLCGWKDCDCTFKGRCKLREHLRSHTQEKVVACPTCGGMFANNTKFFDHIRRQTALDQQRFQCSHCSKRFATERLLRDHMRNHVNHYKCPLCDMTCPLPSSLRNHIRFRHSEERPFKCDYCDYRCKNLIDLRKHLDTHSKEPAYRCEFEACSFTARSLCSIKLHYRKVHEGDSEPRYKCHVCDKSFTRGNNLTVHLRKKHQFKWPSGHPRFRYKEHEDGYMRLQLVRYESVELTEQLLKDGEKQEEALDGSTDGVVLSEGAVQPSEQEPSTPANPIIRVVNRTNEHGESETVYYIMASTLSEERAAAASGLAMELEENVMDRLQKTAEELGIHIV from the exons ATGCCGCCCGCGAAGGCCGGCGGTAAGGAAGCCCTGGTGCTGCAGTGCGAGTGGGAGGCGTGCAGCTATGTGGCTTCTGCCATGGAGGAGTTCTGCGGGCATGTGGCCCAGCACCTGCGGCTGCACCTGCCCGGCGAGCAGCGGGACGAGCTGGATCCTCTCG AGGAATACACGTGTTTGTGGCAGGAGTGTGGTTTCTGTTCCCCGGAGAGCCCCGCCGACCTCATCCGCCACGTCTACTTCCACTGCTACCACACCAAGCTAAAGCAGTGGGGACTGCAGGCCCTGCAGGGCCAGTCGGAGGTGAGCCACTGCCAGCTGGACTTCCAGAGCCGCAACATCGTCCCTGAAATCCAGGAGAACTTTCAGTGCCTATGGGAATACTGTGAG AGATCATTTGATAATCCTGAGTGGTTCTATCGGCACGTGGAGGATCACAGCTTCTGTTCGGAATACAaggctgctgggaaggagaaCCACGTGGTCCTCTGTGGCTGGAAAG ACTGTGACTGCACCTTCAAAGGGCGCTGCAAGCTGCGGGAGCACCTGCGCAGCCACACGCAGGAGAAGGTGGTGGCCTGCCCTACCTGTGGTGGGATGTTTGCCAACAACACCAAGTTCTTTGACCACATCCGCCGTCAGACCGCGCTGGACC agcagaggtTTCAGTGTTCTCACTGTTCCAAGAGGTTCGCTACAGAGAGGCTGCTTCGTGACCACATGAGGAACCACG TGAACCATTATAAGTGCCCTCTGTGTGACATGACCTGCCCACTGCCCTCCTCCCTGCGCAATCACATCCGTTTTCGGCACAGTGAGGAGCGGCCGTTCAAATGTGACTACTGTGACTACAG GTGCAAGAATCTCATTGACTTGAGGAAACATCTGGATACACACAGCAAAGAGCCTGCCTACCGCTGCGAGTTTGAGGCTTGCAGCTTCACTGCACGTTCCCTCTGCTCCATCAAACTGCACTACCGGAAAGTCCACGAG GGTGACTCAGAGCCCCGCTATAAGTGCCATGTCTGTGACAAGAGCTTCACACGTGGAAACAACCTTACTGTCCACCTCAGGAAGAAGCACCAGTTCAAATGGCCCTCGGGGCATCCTCGCTTCAG GTACAAGGAACATGAGGATGGCTACATGAGGCTGCAGCTGGTGCGTTATGAGAGCGTGGAGCTGACGGAGCAGCTATTGAAGGATGGAGAGAAACAGGAGGAGGCTCTGGATGGCTCCACTGACGGTGTGGTGCTGTCTGAAG GAGCAGTGCAGCCCTCAGAGCAGGAGCCCAGCACCCCGGCCAACCCCATCATCCGTGTGGTGAACCGGACCAACGAGCACGGGGAGAGTGAGACTGTGTATTACATCATGGCCAGCACGCTGTCAGAGGagcgggcagcagcagccagcggGCTGGCtatggagctggaggagaatGTCATGGACCGTCTGCAGAAGACAGCTGAAGAGCTGGGTATCCATATTGTGTGA